AATGATATGGGAATAAATCAAGGGAAATGTGGTGCTTCTTGAACTAAATATTAATTGTGCTGAAAGGGATGATATATTTCTGCTGATTGAGCCTGAAAAGGGATCAGTTGCCCTACATTTTTCAGTCTTCACattttgcactagaaaataaatctatttttggtATGAAGATGATGACTTTGTGGGAAGTTGTGATCTTATGCCTCGGACAGCTTTAGACAGaaggtgtttttcattttctcctctgATATCCTGGTCCTTTCTTTCTTAGATGGACTTTTACTTTATCAGgtaaaatcagtaaataaaagtgggcaaaagtttgattttactGATGCTGCTTCTGATTGTTGTAACTATTTACATGTCCTGCAGAGAACAGCTCAGAACTTCAGAGCGTTTATAACTTGTACTTCATTTGGCCAAACAAATGAAGTGCAAGTTAAAAACCATATTTTGAATCATTCATTCTTGTGTTCGAAATCAGACTtgcttttttgtcttctgtttatTCACATTCACTTTATTCTTTGTGTCCTTTCTGGTTATATTTGCgatattgtttcatttttctgttttgcgttatttaaaaatacaaaatattgtcCAACCTTTTTGTGCAACTCTCATCTgttgaaaaagtgttttacaaagataatatttgtattaattttcCAAGTTGTTTTTGTGAGCCAAGTAACTGCACAGCATCCATTATATCTTTTGACAAAtgctttaaaagcaaaactaaaatgatAAATTGATTGGGAGTAGCACAAGGCcctgtatgtatatatttatatatgtcgTTTTTAAGTTGGGTTTTTCTGCAATAACAGATAAAGTTTTTACTCAACTTTAACAGAGGTGCCAAATTGTGTGGAGAGTTCTGTATGTTTCTGTAAATTACTGATCCAATGGTTCTAACACTTTCTCCAAGTTGTCATAAATCCctgttgacaaaaataaacaaccctTCTCTAAAGCATGTATAAACTGTTTTGGTAAAATTCACAATATTGcagaaaaaagtagaaactgTAAATGTTGGACTCTAAGATGTCATTTCCTCAAAGCAATCTGCAGCAACCAggaaagtcaaacatttaagAGTTAGCAGAACATAGCGGCAAACGTTGGAAGCAGGTTCAGTCACCCCAACCAACatgatgttttggttttgattgtTGGGAACAAAGTAGGAACCATCAAGGATTGAGTATTAAAGCAAAGTCAGTGCTGCTAAAACCAGCTTCACTTCATAGTGAGCATGTTGTCACTGTAAAGAAGGAAGCAGTTGCCAAACAACCATaagaataatgtttttaaaaagcaaggCTAACATTTGCAGCTAATCACACAGGCTAGAAAATATACCCACAAAGAGGAAAACTATACAGATGAGAGTAATGGTGTCCAATAGTAGCTATTGAATTATTTGAACACAAGTATATGTGTGTGGGAAAAGGCCACCATCCGCACTACGAAGCTTCATATCAACATGCTGCAGCAACTCCTTGAGCTCTACCTCatgaaaagaaacagtttttttttaacaacagtcATTTCCCTTAACAGTTCAAAGCAGCTATAACTGGCATGTTGCAGGAAGTAGACAGAACTGTCATGTTGCAAATGCAATAACACCGTCATGTCAGGGAACGACAACCAAAAAACGGTAGATGTGGATGCTGCTTTTCTCAAGTCCAGGAGGGGAATAGTCAAAGTGGCAGAGACGGTGAGATATCTTTGTATCCCGTTGTAACATTTGGCATTTGGCTAGGGGTTAAGATGTCCTTGTATGGAACTGCGCATGTAAAAAGAAGGAAGTGAAACGGCTTGTGAGACAGTTTGTTAACAGGAGTGCATACTTTGTTGGAAGCTTTTTAGAGACTAAGTTGAAAACATTGACACAAatacataacattttttttgaaaaaaattctgaattgtTTGTCCGATTGCATAAAGATGAACAATGAGTCCATCTGCAGATCTCACATGCGCTCTCTGCCGAAAGTTCATTGAAAGTTCTCACatgtattcattttcttttctatctcAGGTAACCCTGCTTGCTGCATTTGTGTGTTTCGCTGTTGCCTCCACGCCAAAGTACCTTACGGCCACATTGTTGGAGTTTCTAATCACTCtacttctgctgcttttgtacCTACTGAAACTCAACAAGAGGATCACATTCCTCTTTTGGCCTATTGTTGTGAGTGAAACCTCACCACACAGCACTGCCCTTTTGCGCAATTTGTAACATTTGTAGACACCATATGAAAAAGGATTCAAATTTTTAGGTGGGCTGCTaaccatctttttttctttcattctttagGATGTTTTCAACTCAGTGTTTGCAGCGATCTACCTCCTTGTCTTGAGCCTGATGGTGTTGACTTCAAGCTCTGTCACGGGAGCGCTGGTTGGAGGGGTGAGAATTGCTTTTGTGAACACAGAATTAAGATGTAATATAAaaccaaatgtaaaataaacaatagtGATGCTGTGGTGTCTTATGAACCAAGAGTTTAACTGGAATTTGGTCCCAGAATAAAATCCCTCCACAACCTTAGACTGGCTCTGAAATTGGCTTGTTGTTTTCAGACTTAATAGCGTCAACTTTATCTTAAAGTGCACATCAATCAACATTAGCACCATGTTCcatcatgtgattaattttaatttgccGTCCCCGGCAGGTTTGTGATATTGGATGAAATATTACATCCTTTGTTGATATGTAATGCAGCTCTTCTCATATCTGCTC
This genomic interval from Gambusia affinis linkage group LG02, SWU_Gaff_1.0, whole genome shotgun sequence contains the following:
- the LOC122822493 gene encoding chemokine-like factor, whose product is MSGNDNQKTVDVDAAFLKSRRGIVKVAETVTLLAAFVCFAVASTPKYLTATLLEFLITLLLLLLYLLKLNKRITFLFWPIVDVFNSVFAAIYLLVLSLMVLTSSSVTGALVGGVVSIISAGLLFVDGYTLFKNITFNKSRNETQNQSN